GCTCTCCAAGATCGCTGGCGTATTTGCTTCTGATTGGTGTGATGATTTCGGAGATGAACTCGTCGACCTGTTCTGGGGCGCGCCCAATGTATCGACGAGCGTCGAGAGTTGCGGAAAGGTCGATGTTGGCGAACAGCTGGTCTTTTTCCAGTCGTGCGATCAAATCGTGTTCATTTCCGAACTCTTTGACTTGTCGATCAGATTCGACGCTGTGGATGCGAATTTGTTCGTGGAGTTCCTGACGGTCTCCGCCAGCTTTGACGCCTGCCATGAGAATTTCTTCAGTCGCCATGAACGGCAACACTTCGTTCAAGCGGCGAGCGATCACTTTCGGATAAACACGCAGTCCTTCTGCCACGTTCTGATAGAGGATCAGGACCGCATCGATTGCGAGAAATGCCTGCGGGAGCGAAAGTCTGCGGTTGGCACTGTCGTCGAGTGTTCGTTCCATCCATTGGACAGCTGCGGTTTGATCTCCATTCGCAGTCAGGCTGATGGCGAATCGCGACAGAGCGCAGATTCGTTCAGAACGCATCGGGTTGAATTTGTAAGCCATCGCGGACGAGCCGATTTGCTTGTCTTCTTTGGGCTCTTCGACTTCTTTCCAGCTTTGCAGCAATCTCAAGTCACTTCCGGCTTTATGAGCAGATTGTCCGATTCCTGAGAGTGAGGAGAGGACCTGGGCGTCGACTTTTCTAGAGTAAGTCTGACCGGTGACTGCGTAAGTCGACTGGAATCCCATTTTTTGTGAGACCAGTGCATCGAGCTGGCGGACCTTGGCGTGATCGCCGTTGAAAAGAGCCAGGAACGTCGCTTGTGTTCCGGTGGTGCCTTTCACTCCGCGAAACTTGAGAGTCTCAAGCCGATGTTCCACTTCTTCGAGGTCAAGAACGAGATCCTGACACCAGAGAGTGGCCCGTTTTCCAACCGTCGTTGGCTGTGCCGGTTGAAGATGTGTCAGGCCGAGACACGGCAGATCGCGGTACTCATTGCAGAACGTGGCCAGAGCATCGATGACTCGGACGAGCCGTTTGCGAATCAGCTCGAGGCTCGACCGAATCTGGATTAGTTCGGAATTGTCGGTCACAAAACACGACGTCGCTCCAAGATGCAGAATACCGCCGGCGGTCGGGCAGACGTCCTTGTAAGCGTGAACGTGAGCCATCACGTCGTGGCGAAATTGTTTTTCGTATCGCGCGGCAGCTTCGAAATCGATGTTGTCGACATGTTGCTTCAACTCAGCGAGTTGTGTGTCTGTGATTTCCAGACCGAGTTCCTGTTGGGCTTCGGCCAATGCAATCCACAGTTTTCGCCAGGTGCTGTGCTTTGTTTGCGCTGACCAGATTCCGCTCATCGCTGCGGAGGCGTAACGGGTGTTCAGTGGATTCTGGTAGAGTTCGTGCTGTGACATGCGCAATTCCTTCCCCGACGAGACAGTAAGTTCCCAGTCTGAAATTGGTTCTCTGACTTTCGGGATGGGGGCATCAAAGATGTTGTGAGTGATCCAGAATGCTCCCGATCACTGCGAAAAAGGTCAACCGACCGAGATTTGATTCCGCTGTAAATCTCTCATCTTGCGGTATTTTCCCGAATGACTTACGGTCTCAGACCGCTCGAAACCAAGACTGAGCGAGAATTTGCTCCGGCGACGTGCCGGAAATCTGTCTTGGTTGATCTTCGGATCACATAGATTACCCATTTTCACCCTCTCGTGGCAGCAAGGAGGCCGTCATGAGCACCCACCAGGCGACATTTCTTTCCGGTACGGTGTTCGGCATCGTGATTGGGTTCGTTCTCGGACACTTCACGCTTTGGAACGATCCGGGGCAACCTAAGCCCGCGATCAAGGTGCAAGAATCGCTTCCCCTGGGGATGTCGTACGATCTGGGGCCTCCTGCGGCCGGAGACCCGTACTACATGCTTGAGCCGCTTGAGAACGAAGAGCATTCGATCCCGCAGATTTCGACTCCGCCAGCTACAAGCGTTTTCGTATCTGAGTCGATCGGCGAACTTGAGGAACAATGTTCCCCGTTGGCCAATGCCATCGCGATGACGACTTCGGAAATGGACGTTGTTTCTGATCGGGATGCAACGATCGGTGTGCAGTTTCAGCCAGAAAGCTCTGCGCCTCAGCCGCTGGCGATTCCCGAAGCGACTCCTTTGGAATCGAATCCGCCCGATGCCGAAAAAGACACTCAGCTACGGAATATGATCAAGGAAGAATTGCCTGATCTGCCCGAGTCGCAACGAGAAATCTGGTTTGAATCGCTTCAGGAAATGTCCGTCGAAGATGCGACGGGCGTTCTGAGAATGTGGAAAATGGTCGGAACCCCGATTCCGGGTCTCGGGGGAGATGAGTTGGATGCGATGCTGCAAGCACCCGTTGTTGATGCTTCGGAGCCAGTTGCGAACCCCGCTTCTGAAACGGGCTCGCTCAACGATGTTTTGCAGGCGGCGATCGAGATTCATCGGCGGAATTGTCTTCTCTCGTCGACGTTTGGCTATTGCCGGGTGATGCCGAGATTTGTGGAAGTTTCAACCAATGGAATGGAAGACACGATTTCCCTCGTGGAGAGTTACGACTTCTCCCAAGGTTTGAGGAAATTGACCGGTAGCCGATTTGACGTTCGCATCAACGGCCCCGGTCTGTTCGTGCTGAAAGACTCCGACGACCAGATGTATCTGA
The sequence above is drawn from the Thalassoglobus sp. JC818 genome and encodes:
- the purB gene encoding adenylosuccinate lyase, translating into MSQHELYQNPLNTRYASAAMSGIWSAQTKHSTWRKLWIALAEAQQELGLEITDTQLAELKQHVDNIDFEAAARYEKQFRHDVMAHVHAYKDVCPTAGGILHLGATSCFVTDNSELIQIRSSLELIRKRLVRVIDALATFCNEYRDLPCLGLTHLQPAQPTTVGKRATLWCQDLVLDLEEVEHRLETLKFRGVKGTTGTQATFLALFNGDHAKVRQLDALVSQKMGFQSTYAVTGQTYSRKVDAQVLSSLSGIGQSAHKAGSDLRLLQSWKEVEEPKEDKQIGSSAMAYKFNPMRSERICALSRFAISLTANGDQTAAVQWMERTLDDSANRRLSLPQAFLAIDAVLILYQNVAEGLRVYPKVIARRLNEVLPFMATEEILMAGVKAGGDRQELHEQIRIHSVESDRQVKEFGNEHDLIARLEKDQLFANIDLSATLDARRYIGRAPEQVDEFISEIITPIRSKYASDLGEQAEELKV